Genomic DNA from uncultured Desulfuromusa sp.:
TCTTTTAAACGAAACACCGCTACCGGAAACAACTAAAGTTTCCGGAACGGTCAGTATCCACGATCCTTGCGTCTCCCGATATCGCACTGAAACGCAGGATTCCGTCAGACAACTGTTAACCGGCATGGGGCTGAAGATTGAAGAACCGGCACATAGCAAACAGGATACTCTTTGTTGCGGTGCAGGAGCCGGTGTTGGTTGCCTCGCTCCGGAGAAAGCTGAAGCCTGGACCCAACAGCGGGTGAACGAAGCAGACGGTCATCGCATCGTCAGTTATTGTGCCAGCTGTACGCATACATTTGGTGCCCACGCCTCCACGAGCCACCTTCTCGATCTGATCATCGATCCGGAAAAAGCTCTGCTTAACAAAGTTTCGGGAGCCAAAGCTCCCCTGACTTATCTCAACCGACTCAGGGTCAAAAAAAACCTGCAGCGCAATGTCGCTGCAGCCGTGACCCGAGAACGAACTTTTAGTCCCGACACTGGACATCGCGCGACAATAATAAAAAAACTTGGTTTTCTGACATTGTTAACCTGTGCTTTTTTTATAGCCCGAAGCAGTGGCGTCATTGACTACCTGGAACCAGGTAAATTACAGACATTGATTCAGAGTTATGGCGCTCTGGCTCCAATCGTTTACATGCTCATTTATACCATCGCCCCCAGCCTGTTTTTACCGGGGCTGCCGATCGGCATTGTCGGTGGCATTCTTTTCGGTCCGCTCTGGGGTGTTGTTTACACCATTATTTCTGCAACCATGGGGGCCTGTCTTGCATTTTTGATTTCCAGATACTTGGCTCGCGACCTGATTGAACGTCGACTGAAAGGATCACATTGGCAGCAACTGGAACAGCAAGTTGAAAAAAATGGCTGGAAAATGGTCGCCTTGACCCGACTGGTTCCGCTTTTCCCGTTCAATTTACTGAACTACGCTTTCGGCCTGACAGGTATCAAACTCAGTCATTACGCTCTGGCCACGTTTATTTTCATGCTACCTGGCTGCATTGCATTTATCACCTTCTCCAGTTCGCTTCCTGAGTTGATGCAGGGGCATATCTCTCCCACCTTCATGGTAGGACTCGCACTTGTTATAGGAGTCTCCCTGTCCCCGGTGATTTACAAATGGTTTAAAAAATTCCGGGGTCAACCAACGTGATAACAGCCAAAAAAGACAAGTGACCACCATGCATCAAACTATCAAGAGAGACACAACCCAAGATTC
This window encodes:
- a CDS encoding VTT domain-containing protein; translation: MTQSSNRQKQPKVSRPNLLEQLQQISTNCSQCGICVKDCAFLTRYGNPKRIADNYDPEDKYFLNLPFECSLCDLCTAVCPHTINPSKMFLEMRREAFERGEAQLSQHRGLRRYEKTGTSKQFTWYAFPENCDTIFFPGCALTGSRPQITLQTYALLQKTIPNLGIVLDCCTKPSHDLGDSDHFNAMFGEMKEYLQEHGIETILTACPNCLEVFTEYGEEFNSRSIYDLLNETPLPETTKVSGTVSIHDPCVSRYRTETQDSVRQLLTGMGLKIEEPAHSKQDTLCCGAGAGVGCLAPEKAEAWTQQRVNEADGHRIVSYCASCTHTFGAHASTSHLLDLIIDPEKALLNKVSGAKAPLTYLNRLRVKKNLQRNVAAAVTRERTFSPDTGHRATIIKKLGFLTLLTCAFFIARSSGVIDYLEPGKLQTLIQSYGALAPIVYMLIYTIAPSLFLPGLPIGIVGGILFGPLWGVVYTIISATMGACLAFLISRYLARDLIERRLKGSHWQQLEQQVEKNGWKMVALTRLVPLFPFNLLNYAFGLTGIKLSHYALATFIFMLPGCIAFITFSSSLPELMQGHISPTFMVGLALVIGVSLSPVIYKWFKKFRGQPT